In one SAR202 cluster bacterium genomic region, the following are encoded:
- a CDS encoding hydrogenase expression protein translates to MQAGKLPFDLLSRMLGKIEISDPRVVVGARPGVDAAVIYAGDRYLVTKTDPITFATDSIGWYVVQVNANDIAVTGATPKWMMATLLLPEGIEAARVEAIFDQLLAACRDLGITLVGGHTEVTYGLPRPIAVGALLGEVEKHRLVLSSGARAGDSIVVTKGIAIEGSAILAQEAPERLAAAGVSAATIARARGWLQTPGISVVRDCAVALAAGGVRAMHDPTEGGLAGGLSEMAAASGLGAEIDLERVPVFPECAEICRAAGLDPLGLIASGSLLAAVAPTSVDAVTSALAGAGIPAVEIGRFTPAGSGLLARSGGKAAPMPAFARDEIARFFSA, encoded by the coding sequence ATGCAGGCCGGCAAGCTCCCGTTCGATCTCCTTTCCAGGATGCTGGGGAAGATTGAGATTTCGGACCCGCGCGTCGTGGTGGGCGCGCGGCCAGGTGTGGACGCCGCCGTCATTTACGCGGGCGATCGGTACCTGGTGACAAAGACCGACCCGATCACCTTTGCAACGGACAGCATCGGGTGGTACGTGGTCCAGGTTAACGCAAACGATATTGCCGTAACGGGTGCTACTCCGAAGTGGATGATGGCAACGTTGCTCCTGCCGGAAGGCATTGAAGCCGCCAGGGTGGAGGCCATTTTCGACCAGCTCCTTGCCGCATGTCGGGACCTCGGCATCACCCTCGTGGGCGGGCACACAGAGGTCACGTACGGGCTGCCGCGGCCGATCGCCGTCGGCGCGCTTCTGGGCGAGGTAGAGAAGCACAGACTGGTGCTTTCGTCAGGCGCGAGGGCAGGGGACAGCATAGTGGTCACAAAGGGGATTGCTATCGAGGGGTCGGCAATACTGGCGCAGGAGGCGCCCGAACGCCTGGCGGCAGCCGGGGTGAGCGCAGCAACGATAGCCCGCGCCCGCGGGTGGCTGCAAACGCCCGGAATCAGCGTCGTGAGGGATTGCGCCGTGGCCCTGGCCGCGGGGGGCGTTCGTGCGATGCATGACCCAACTGAAGGCGGCCTGGCGGGCGGGCTGTCGGAGATGGCAGCGGCGTCCGGGCTCGGAGCGGAAATCGACCTGGAGCGAGTGCCTGTGTTCCCGGAGTGCGCGGAGATTTGTCGCGCGGCAGGCCTGGACCCTCTGGGCCTGATTGCCTCGGGCTCTCTCCTGGCCGCGGTTGCCCCGACCAGTGTCGATGCGGTGACCAGCGCCCTGGCCGGCGCGGGCATACCGGCGGTGGAGATCGGCCGGTTCACCCCGGCCGGCAGCGGTCTGCTGGCGCGCTCCGGAGGGAAGGCCGCACCAATGCCCGCGTTCGCCCGCGACGAGATCGCACGGTTCTTCTCGGCATGA
- a CDS encoding flagellar biosynthesis protein FlgA, whose amino-acid sequence MRERLQALDEAGTPIKVAVIGCGRFGTMMMTQIRRAPGMEVAVACDMSGQRAAAALVQAGYRGDAVVRARTASAANDAIASGRPVATDDIRVALESGVDVVVEATGDPDAGARHAHGAISAGKHIVMVNVEADVLVGPQIKRMADRAGVVYSLAYGDQPAIIEDLFDWAVSMGFEVVAAGKGTMYIPEFRFATPDDALTRYGYRLDDPATQVLNARMYNSFLDGTKSAVEMCAVANMTGLTPDVPGMHFPPASIAEIPALLIPESEGGVLKGRNVVEVVSSLRRDGTQIADSLRWGVFVVITSDSEYLRSCLKEYGVAVDPSGRYGLMYRPFHLIGMETPMSIAKAYLYREPTGAPKSRVAEVAAAAKRDLGPGETLDGEGGYTVYGIVVSAAQSDRQCLLPIGLSHGARVLRPVKKGAILTVEDVRPSEGGFAWKMRQQVNGS is encoded by the coding sequence ATGCGAGAGCGTCTACAGGCGCTGGACGAGGCCGGAACGCCCATCAAGGTGGCCGTGATCGGCTGCGGCCGTTTCGGAACGATGATGATGACCCAGATCAGGCGCGCGCCCGGGATGGAGGTGGCCGTTGCCTGCGACATGAGCGGGCAGCGCGCGGCGGCAGCGCTCGTCCAGGCCGGGTATCGCGGCGATGCGGTAGTGCGGGCGCGCACGGCCTCCGCTGCGAACGACGCCATCGCGTCCGGCCGGCCCGTCGCCACGGACGATATCCGTGTTGCGCTGGAGTCGGGCGTGGACGTTGTGGTCGAGGCGACCGGGGATCCTGACGCAGGGGCCCGACACGCCCACGGCGCGATCTCCGCGGGCAAGCACATCGTCATGGTGAACGTTGAGGCCGACGTGCTCGTTGGACCCCAGATCAAGCGCATGGCGGACAGGGCAGGGGTGGTCTACTCGCTGGCGTACGGCGACCAGCCTGCGATCATCGAGGACTTGTTCGACTGGGCTGTGAGCATGGGGTTTGAGGTCGTGGCGGCCGGCAAGGGGACGATGTACATCCCCGAGTTCCGCTTTGCGACTCCGGACGACGCGCTCACCCGCTACGGCTACAGGCTGGACGACCCTGCAACGCAGGTGCTGAACGCCCGCATGTACAACTCGTTCCTGGACGGGACGAAGTCGGCGGTGGAAATGTGCGCCGTCGCAAACATGACCGGCCTGACCCCGGACGTGCCCGGCATGCACTTTCCGCCCGCGAGCATCGCGGAGATACCGGCGCTGCTCATCCCGGAGAGCGAAGGCGGGGTCCTCAAAGGCCGCAACGTGGTGGAGGTCGTGAGCTCCTTGAGGCGCGACGGGACGCAGATAGCCGACTCGCTCCGGTGGGGAGTCTTCGTCGTCATCACCAGCGACAGCGAATACCTGCGGAGCTGCCTGAAGGAGTACGGCGTGGCGGTGGACCCGTCCGGGCGTTACGGGCTCATGTACAGGCCGTTCCATCTGATCGGCATGGAGACGCCGATGTCCATCGCGAAGGCGTACCTTTATCGCGAGCCGACCGGCGCGCCGAAGTCCCGCGTGGCGGAGGTAGCCGCCGCCGCGAAGCGCGATCTCGGGCCCGGGGAGACGCTCGACGGAGAAGGCGGGTACACGGTGTACGGGATTGTGGTGTCCGCTGCGCAGTCGGACCGGCAGTGCCTGCTGCCCATAGGGCTGAGCCACGGCGCCAGGGTGCTGCGGCCGGTGAAGAAGGGAGCAATTCTCACAGTGGAAGATGTGCGGCCGTCCGAAGGGGGCTTCGCCTGGAAGATGCGGCAGCAGGTGAACGGGAGCTAG
- a CDS encoding HAD-IA family hydrolase has product MIKAVFFDVYGTIAGFVPSRFQIQSEACAPFGLALTPAGVLKGYAAADAFMNDQNARAPIRQMDHEGKRRFFAEYEQLVLRGCGHEVSIETAAEIWKGVRRAPYEMATFPDVVPVMDRLRRAGLRVGVISNMDRPGTQLLADLGLTGHVDVAATSGEAHAEKPDPIIFALALEKAGVQAGEAVHVGDQVSADIEGAMRSGIHAVLIDRDGNHPWFDRCPRITSMEELPGILEAMGAKV; this is encoded by the coding sequence ATGATCAAAGCGGTCTTCTTCGACGTGTACGGCACGATTGCGGGGTTTGTGCCTTCGCGCTTCCAGATACAGTCTGAGGCCTGCGCGCCGTTCGGCCTTGCCCTCACGCCGGCTGGCGTGCTGAAGGGCTACGCCGCTGCGGACGCCTTCATGAACGACCAGAACGCCAGGGCGCCCATCAGGCAGATGGACCATGAAGGCAAACGCCGGTTCTTCGCTGAGTACGAGCAACTGGTCTTGCGCGGCTGCGGGCACGAGGTGTCCATTGAGACTGCGGCTGAAATCTGGAAGGGCGTGCGGCGGGCGCCTTACGAAATGGCTACTTTCCCGGATGTTGTGCCCGTCATGGACAGGCTGCGACGGGCAGGACTGCGGGTAGGCGTGATATCCAACATGGACCGACCGGGCACCCAGCTGCTGGCGGACCTTGGCCTGACCGGCCACGTGGACGTCGCCGCCACCTCCGGCGAGGCGCACGCGGAAAAGCCCGACCCAATCATATTCGCGCTCGCGCTGGAGAAGGCCGGGGTTCAGGCCGGTGAGGCGGTGCACGTGGGAGACCAGGTCTCCGCGGATATCGAAGGGGCCATGCGTTCCGGCATCCATGCGGTGCTGATAGACCGCGACGGCAACCACCCGTGGTTCGACAGGTGCCCCCGCATCACGTCGATGGAGGAGCTGCCGGGCATCCTCGAGGCGATGGGAGCGAAGGTCTAG